TTCAGATTGTATTGTGTGCACTAAAGCATTTTGTCTGATTTCACTTTAAGCTTAATTACTTTGAATGTGACTGTGGTTTATTTTTCTAGATTGTACTTAGAGACCTGGAACCTAAAGAGGAGCTGCATGACATTGTCACGGTGCTGACAATGAAGAGgtaatgaaataaattaataatgttattcagcaagaatgcattaaattcatcaaaagtgacagtaaattgttttaagatttctatttcaaataaatgtggttCATATGAACTTGCTATAAgaagcaaaactgttttcaacattgttttttgagcagcaaatcaggaTATTAGAATGAATGACAggtagaaattacattttaaaatatatttaaatagaaaaactttttttttctttttttttaaattgtagtatttcacaattttactgtattttctgaTTAAATCGATGCAGCCTGGGTGATTTCTTtctgaaaattcaaaatatgtaTAGTGACTTCAATcctttgaactgtagtgtatattatACGTCAAATATTGGCTGTTATTTTGTTGCACCTTGCagcatttttgcatttattctACACTGAAAATCTGCTTGTTGCTAGAgttgcacgattctggataaattgagaatcacttttttttttttttttttttttttttttttttaaatagagatCATGATTTtaaatagacaactaaacaaaataacatgcaattttctACAGGTCCTAACAAAATGTTCAAtttgaataattcaatgactcataaatacttgtttcattactgaatgaatcagcaatttttgaacgaatctcttgaatgaatgattcaatgacacatttttttaacagtcacttgtcgccatctactggtgtaacgatgtCATTGATACAGTCTTTATTTGAACTGtataaggattagttcacttcagaattcaaatttcctgataattgactcacccccatgtcatccatggggaaaatgaccaatcgttccactagataagacccttattcctcgtctgggattgtgtagagctctttgaagctgcactgaaactgacatttggaccttcaacctgttggtaactgttaaagtccactataaggagaaaaatcctggaatgttttctttaaaaaccttaaatttcttttcgactgaagaaagaaagacaaaaacatcttggatgacatgggggtgagtaaattatcaggaaattttagatttgaactgaactaatcttttaagttATATTCTGAATTACTGTAACAGAAATAACAATACTGGGTAGTTGAAAAGACTGttgaagctgtttcatatctATAACTTGCATGACAAAGGCTCTCTGGATCAGCGGCAGCGcaaacacagatttgaatgttcgctgtgatcgtacttgtcaaaggtttaatagacaaggCCGAATTGTTGCCATTTAGGACTAAGATCACGTGGGTATTTGAATCGAGATTTCgatcttttaacgattaatcgtgcagctctacttATTTTGTAGCTATGTACTATAAGTTCAATAATATCACCTACTTATAAAGCTTGTATCCTTATGTGAACTTTTTCTGATGTGTGTTTACTTTTCAGAGACGGTTCACTGCACGTTACATGCACAGAGCAGGGCAGCGGCAGATCCGAGGCCATTACCATAGGAACAGCTGCTGCAGCGTCTTAACCTTCAATCACACTGTCAACGTAATTCCATATTGCAACCTAAACACCTGCATCTCATGCTGTTTGAGGTTTTCCAGCGCTCTAGATTCCTCCAGACATTAACCGAAcaagaacttgaacttgaacgcTTCAGTTCAAGGAATAGCTCACCCATAAAGGAAAATTATTTACTTGTTCTCATGTTGTAGTTTTCTTTGGAACATGCAAGTTAAATTGTTTTGCAGGTTTTGCTATACAACAACCGTTCATAGTGACAAGGTGAATGATttaataatgacataattttcctgtttgggtgagctatccttttaaatgaatatccagttttatttgtataccttttgaaatttttttttttacctgcagTCATCTTGTTCAAGCCTGTTGTCTGTGACCAGCAGGTTTACTGTAGTTGTTCTTGCCATGTGCCTTTATGTACCTGCATCACACCATTAGATTAGTCATGATATGATGTGACATGCAAGATTGGTGGATTAAAGGAAGCCTGTGGAGTTTGCTGATACAATTTAAAGCATGCACAACCTTATTAGACTGAAGAATTGCAGGTTGTAGAGACTGCGAGGCAGGTGTTGTCGTACAGGGAGGAGATGTGTGTGGCTCACTGATGCTAATCTGGTGCAGTCACAATGAGCAGGTGCAAAGTTATTGTTTTAAAAGCTGTCATCTGTAACTAGCACGCAATAAAGATCACTGAACGCAATAAACCCTGAGTTTATTTTCAGTACAGATACTTGCTACATTCATGGCGGGTCGAAATTTTTGCAGTTACAAgatttcaaattttaaaaaccATTCACATATTTGGAATTTTATGAACGTTGCAAGCATCTCTTTCTTGGGCGCCGTTACATTGTGTAAAAGTAACTAAAATGGCCTTGACATATTTCAGTTTCAACTGTTTCGATATAACCAATGTTACCTAGtgtgcttttattttttcttattcatTCTTTTATGAATGTATGGAGTTGAATTAATGtagaatgttaaatattttcctTTTATCAACAACCGCTGTACATGGATCAGTTGTGATGTTAAGTTGCCATAATGACATAGGTTGTGAGTCTGGCACCGTGTCTATACACCCAGGggcctaaaactaactttttgccTCACCTGTTGACTTTACCggccataaatatatatatatatatttataatgttattgcaaaaacaggcagttatgacaccaaaattttagataccagtaaaaaaattcacaattctgtATTCCAATTTCAATACCACAGCTAAAACTAATAGCCtaactaatataaatataaaacattattaaatacaAGTAACAGCAGTTTTTAGGTAGAGACACtgattaatgtaattaaatgtaaaataacactggatagttGTTCACTTCATAAATTAAACATAGATTAAACCTTATTAAAGCTagaaaagttattcagtcaagagcagtgattgattattttcttgtttgattaacattacaAACGCAGATGGCAGCAGAAAttataggctgctgtcactttaagacctaatgcacggatccaatatactgatacacatgtgCTGTCTTGCTCTACTGTTTGTTCACCTAAGCCATAACCGATGTTTACTAGGATAACACAATTGTTGGCAATTTTGTGGGTATTTGTCCAAAAAGAagagctcaattcagtattCGCACACTGTTTTAGGGCTTTCTGGGCAAGCGCTATGGATGTGTGCGTACAAAACTTTCCACACAACGCACGAGTAATGAATCGAGTTCTATTTCGCATCTTGTTGCGCTTGAATAAAATGTCCTAAATGTCGTTCACGTTTGTTCATGTTCTTATAACATTGCATTGTTAGAAGTtataaaaatgtgcatttttataaacatatttactcacatttgttaatgttaattttatgaAATCTTTTTAATGGCCGCCTTGTAATTCCGACACCATGTGAACGTTGTTATTTTAGTGTTTATAtagaattacagtatttttaaatattttaaattagctttgATTTTAGTTTACGTTTGAATATTTTTGATGTGTGCTTTTGTATcattaatttttattcatttttaatatttctatttagctttattttcagttttggtttcaaacattttagtacttcaacttaaacttgATTTCGATTAATTGCCAACGCAACATTTCAATTTCCACTTAAGTTTTTGAGGTTTTTCATATagcaattatattttatttcagctttatttaaaaacaattttttttaatgatttctaATCCATAACAACACTGATTGTACATATTTGCTTGAGgacttttaatttattaacaaagtGTTCAGCatttataaaggtacaaaactgcaTGAGGTAAGCTGTCGTacaacaaaccaaaaaaaaacatgaaattaaaatattcgTCTTATGATCACTTCCTCCCCTGCTGCCAACTTCCTGTACAGGTCCTTCAGGTCTTCTGGCTGTGGGACTTTGGAACCTGGTGTTGGTGGAAGCTCAAAATCCGATGACACCTGCGAGTCTGATTTCGGCTCCACGGCTTCTTCCGTCTTGTGTTCAGTGttacagctgtcaatcacatcTGACACCACCTCACCATTAGTCCCTCGGTTACACTGCTCACTAATAACCGCTTTACTTTCATCCACATGGACAAGAACTGTGTCCATTTGACTGAGGCTCTCTGTCCCCGCGTCTGATATATGAGTGGACTGAGAGGAATTCATGTGAAGGGAGCTGTTGTCATCCTCATCTTCATCCTGAAACAGCTCAGGTGACTGGGACGCTGTGTTTTCGGTGGAGAGTGTTTGAGTGTTGTGGCTGTTCTGACTGTTATCCAACTCGCTCTCGTCCGTCAACACCGGTTCTGCCTTGAAGAACTTTTCCCAACAAGGCTGAGCGGCTTTGGATTGGGACGAGTCCGAACGAGTCAGTTTTGTGCATGGCATTTCTGTGCAAGATGGAGGAGGTGGAGCGAGACCAGGTGGGTGAGGTACAGGAGGTTGCTCAGCATCATCttcatcgtcatcatcatcatcgtttGATTCGGTGCAGTCTATGTAATTGGACGAGTGTGTGGAGGGACAGGGCTGTATGAGGGTGTACATTTGGTCCGTATCATGAGAATCTTTATTGGGACTACATGGTTTTGCATTAACTGCAATATTGGTCAGATCAGCCACTGCCATCTTCCGCCGCCTCGGAGCCGTGGAAAACTCATCAAACAAGTCGTCATTACTGTCCAAACCTTAGCGGAAAAAATTGATAAGCAATAGTAACTGATTTAATGATGAATAATGATagttttaataatgaaaactaCTCCTACCTTCTGATGTGGACCTCTTTCTGGTTCTTTTAAGGGTCCCAAGCGGTTTGTAGACGATCTCTTCCCTTCCAGTATGCTTTCTGCACAATGGCTTCAACCTGAATTTAAAAAGATCGTTTTATAGTACGTATCTAGAATCTTATGACAAACATggtaaaaaagagaaaaggatCAGTCCTTACAGCTCAGAGACGTCCTCCAGTGCCTTGCCCAATGGAATGACATTAGGGTAGATGTTAACAGGACAGATGTACGATAGAAAGTCCTTAACCTAGTCGCAGGAAGTAGACATGAGCTTATGATATGCTAATACAGTGTATGCTGTCGtgtataaaaaataatccaaGAGGGATTTCTCTTACCTCCAAGTAAGAGGAATGAAAAGAAAAGCATGCTCTGTAGGAACTGCTCCCCATCCTAAAAAGAATGTAaggtaaataaatgtaatatataatataatatataaaaaaatatatatatatatatatatatatatatatatatatatatatatatatatatatatatatatatatatatattagtactatatgaagtgtatatatatttttaaagtttttatatatatatatatatatatatatatatatatatatatatatataaatttaaaaataataaaagttatatataattatatatgtgattattataatatatatatcaaaattaatatccattttcatactgtacattataatttGATGCTAAATTCACTTCTTGCAAACATATTAACTCATAAaaagattttagtttttagtgttttagaTAAATAGTATAGAACATACTATGTCAAAACGAtcccgttcacacagatccaCGAAAATGATCAATAACGCTGCATTATGCATACccggccagtagttggcgatgttgCTACGAAACACTACGTGTCTATAGACTGAACCAAGTATGCCGCACAAGTCcggaaaagtgaagccaaagcattTCGATCACCCCCTGGTGGATGGCtacagtataggtcataaaacATTCTAATGGGACGTGAGCTAAACTAAAAAATCCAATTacactttaaataataatgtatgTCTGTCATTTTAGGTAGTTCTTATCACACAGACGTATGTTTAAGTGTTGGTTTTTCCAATAAGTTCAGTTTAAGTTacttgatg
Above is a genomic segment from Megalobrama amblycephala isolate DHTTF-2021 linkage group LG14, ASM1881202v1, whole genome shotgun sequence containing:
- the dclre1c gene encoding protein artemis; translated protein: MSSFAGRMKEYSTISLDRFDRENLHARAYFLSHCHKDHMKGLKGPLLKRKLKFSLTVKLYCSFVTKELLLSNPKYAFWEDHIVPLELDSPTHISLIDEITGESEDVVVTLLPAGHCPGSVMFLFEGAQGTVLYTGDFRLAVGDAARMEYLHSGDRVKDIKSVYIDTTFFDPKYHQIPSREACLTGIRQLVQNWICQSPYHVVWLNCKAAYGYEYLFTNLGQEFSSQIHVNSLEMFKKMPEILCHVTTNRATQIHACRHPKDEEFFRANRLPCGTTAPDGMPLNIISIKPSTIWFGERTRKTSVVVKMGSSSYRACFSFHSSYLEVKDFLSYICPVNIYPNVIPLGKALEDVSELLKPLCRKHTGREEIVYKPLGTLKRTRKRSTSEGLDSNDDLFDEFSTAPRRRKMAVADLTNIAVNAKPCSPNKDSHDTDQMYTLIQPCPSTHSSNYIDCTESNDDDDDDEDDAEQPPVPHPPGLAPPPPSCTEMPCTKLTRSDSSQSKAAQPCWEKFFKAEPVLTDESELDNSQNSHNTQTLSTENTASQSPELFQDEDEDDNSSLHMNSSQSTHISDAGTESLSQMDTVLVHVDESKAVISEQCNRGTNGEVVSDVIDSCNTEHKTEEAVEPKSDSQVSSDFELPPTPGSKVPQPEDLKDLYRKLAAGEEVIIRRIF